GAACCAAAGGCCAGTCATCTGGATATGCTTACTGCGTTTGTACCTCAAAATTTATTATGGAATGCCTATGAAGGGGCAATCGACCAGCGTTACTTGTGGCACGAATTTGGGGATATGAATCTAATTTTATAGAGGGGAATAACTATGCGCTTTCACCATTTTGCGATTGAAGTAAAGGATTTGGAAACATCGGCAGCATTCTATCAAAAATTTATCAGTCTTCAGGAAGAAAGCCGTTTTCTTTTTGGTGGGGAGAAGATTATCTTTTTAAAAGCGGATAATTTTCGACTGGAACTGATTTCTGCCACAGAACAATCAGCCAATAACCATTCATCCATTCATCTATGTTTTGAGGTCGACAGCATAGATGAGGTAACCCAGCATTTTAATGAAAATGGTATTTTCGCAATCGACGGTCCCTATAAGCTTGAAAATGGCTGGGAAACTATTTTTTATCAGGGACCTGATAATGAGATAATCGAGTTCATACAGATTGGAGGAAAAGCTGACAAATAAAACGTCAGCTTTTTGGTTACTTCCTGCTTGCCTATAAGATTGAGCTGCGACTATGATTTAATCATTAGCTAGAAAATTGGGAGAGGTTGAAATGTCCAGAAACGAAGAAATCGGTATCTTAAAGGAAATTGCTGAACTCTTGAATGAAGGCACAGATTCGAAGGCGGTTTTAGCAGGGGTATTAAGAAAACTTCTACACCTGACCGGGCTACAATCGGGCTGGATTTTTTTAATCGATGAAAAAGGGGCACATCAGCTTGCTGCAAAAGAGGCGTTACCTGAGCCTTTATCACAAAACCATAACCAAAGAATGTGTCAGGGCGATTGCTGGTGTGTCAGTCGATATAATAGCGGGAAATTGAACAAGGCGGTCAACATTATCGAATGTCAGCGAATTGAAAATGTAATCCTCGAAAAAGCTGGAGACCCAGGCGGTTTGACACATCATGCTACAGTTCCGTTAAGAGCGGGGAATGAGCGATTTGGATTATTAAATGTCGGATCACCTAATAAGACTCACTTTCAAAAAGATGAACTTGCCTTACTTGAGGCTGTTGCCTTTCAAATCGGAACTGCACTAAAAAGAATAAAATTAACGCAAAGAGAGCAAGAGACAGCACTCATTTCTGAACGGAATCGACTTGCTAGAGATTTGCATGATTCTGTGAATCAATTACTTTTCTCGCTAAGCCTGACAGCTAGGGCTGGCAGAGAAATGACAGATAACGAAGAGGTTCAACAAACCTTCTCCTATATTCAAGATCTTGCCCAGGACGCGCTTGGAGAAATGAGGGCGCTGATTTGGCAGCTAAAGCCACAAGGACTGGAAAATGGAATAATTAGTGCATTAAGCAGTTATGCTGAAATGCTGGGTTTAACCATAGATGCCAAATTAACGGGGATCTCAAGCTTTCCGGAAAAGATAGAGGAAACCCTCTGGAGAATTGGGCAGGAAGCGCTAGGAAATTGTAAAAAGCACTCACAAACAACACATGTTTCATTGTTTTTAAACAGAAGCAGTGATTCAGTGACGATGAAAATTCAAGATCGTGGCTGCGGCTTCTATTATGATGAGTGTTTTAAACTTCCATCGTTCGGATTAAAAAATATGAAAGCACGAGCAGAGGCTTTAAACGGGACGTTCCATATAAAGAGCGAACCAGGAAAAGGAACAAAGATTCAAATACAGATTCCAATCTAGGGGGGAGAAACAATGGGGATTCGTATATTAATCGCTGATGATCATCATGTGGTGAGACGGGGACTGGCTTTTTTTCTAAAAACACAAAAAGATATTGAAATTATTGGAGAAGCGGGAAATGGCAGAGAGGCGGTGGAACTAACACGAACGTTGAAACCAGACCTTGTTCTAATGGATCTCGTAATGCCTGAAATGGACGGTATACAGGCCACAAAAATAATAAAATCGGAAATGCCTGAAATAAAGATCATGATGTTGACAAGTTTTTCTGATCAAGATCATGTCATTCCGGCGTTAGAAGCTGGTGCTTCAGGCTATCAGTTAAAAGACATTGAGCCTGACGAATTAATTGATTGTATTAGAAAAATCATGAGTGGTGAAAATCAGCTTCATCCCAAAGCCACCTCTCATCTGCTTGCTAATTTATCCAAAAAAGAAAACAATGAAAGAAATTTAATTGAACAACTGACAAAAAGAGAACTAGATGTTCTTAAGGAAATTGCCAGAGGAAAAAGTAATAAGGAAATCGCATCTACACTATTCATAACTGAAAAAACGGTGAAAACGCATGTATCCAATCTCCTGGCTAAACTAGAAGTAGCCGACCGTACGCAAGCAGCTCTTTTTGCAGTTAAGAATCAGCTTGTCGAGTAACCAGCGGCCAAATAAGGTCGCTATTTTAATTTAACAGAAAACTTTTTCTCTTTATCTTCACAGCCTTCTTTTTCAAATCCTTTATATTTATATGTTAGAATGGAATACATGAAACACTGGGGGAGAGAAAGCGATTGTACGAATTTATTAAAGGCTCGCTTGAGTTTGTGTGTCCTGAATATATTGTGATTGAGAATAATGGGATTGGCTATCAAATTTCAACACCTAATCCGTTTATTTATTCTAGTAAAATGAATACTAATGTTACTGTCTTTACATATCATTATGTTCGAGAAGATTTAATCGCGTTATATGGCTTTGAAACAAGAGAAGAGAAAAAACTGTTTACGAAATTGTTGAATGTTTCAGGAATCGGACCTAAAGGTGCATTAGCGATTTTAGCTTCTGGTGAGGTGCAGCAGGTTGTTTCAGCGATAGAAAATGAGGATGAAAGCTACCTAATCAAGTTCCCAGGGGTGGGCAAAAAAACAGCTAGACAAATGATTCTTGATTTAAAAGGAAAATTACAGGATATTGTTCCTGATTATTTTCCGAATTTATTTAACGCTGATACATTACCAATTGCAGCACAGTCTACCAATCATGCTTTTGAAGAGGCAATTCTTGCATTGAAAGCTCTTGGTTATTCAGACAAAGAAGTGAAAAAGATTTCACCTGAGTTACGAAAAGAACAGCTGTCAACCGACCAATATATTAAAAAAGCCCTGCAGCGGCTTTTAAAATAAGGTGATTATTCATGGATGAGAGAATTATTTCTAGTGAAGCAGACCAGAGCGAAATCTCCTTAGAGCAAAGCCTCAGACCGCAAACGCTAAAACAATACATTGGTCAGGATCAAGTCAAAAAAAGTCTTGAGATTTTCATTGAAGCGGCAAGACTTCGCAAGGAAACATTGGACCATGTTCTTTTATATGGACCACCTGGGTTAGGAAAGACCACACTTGCTGTCATTATTGCCAATGAAATGGGAGTAAACATCCGTACCACCTCTGGTCCTGCTATTGAAAGACCGGGGGATTTAGCGGCCATTCTTACTGCACTTGAGCCTGGTGACGTTTTATTTATAGATGAAATCCACCGGCTGCCAAGACAGATTGAAGAGGTTCTTTATCCGGCGATGGAGGATTTTTGTCTGGATATTGTTATTGGCAAAGGACCGAGTGCGCGTTCCGTGCGTCTGGACCTCCCGCCGTTTACGCTTGTTGGGGCAACGACGAGGGCAGGCTCTTTATCCGCTCCGCTTCGTGACAGATTTGGAGTTTTGAGTAGACTCGAGTATTATAAAGAAGACCAATTGAAAAATATCGTACTCCGAACAGCAGATTTATTTGAAACAAAGATAGACGACCAATCTGCTGCTGAAATTGCCAGACGTGCTAGGGGAACCCCAAGGATAGCCAACCGTTTACTTCGCAGAGTAAGAGATTTTGCGCAGGTAAAAGGAAATGGTGAAATTGATATAACTTTGGCAAGGGAGTCTTTGGAGCTCCTGCAGGTAGATAAACTTGGGCTTGATCATATTGACCATAAGCTGTTAAAAGGAATTATTGAAAGATTCCGTGGCGGACCGGTGGGACTTGATACTATTGCGGCATCTATAGGAGAAGAATCAGAAACAATCGAAGATGTTTATGAACCGTATTTACTGCAAATTGGCTTTTTACAAAGAACACCAAGAGGAAGAGTGGTCACAGAATTAGTCTATCGCCACTTTGGCATGGAGCCGCCAAAACAGTAATTTATTGATAAGTAGGGATGTATTTTATGAAGGTAGATTTATTTGATTTTCATTTGCCTGAAGAGCTGATTGCTCAAGTTCCGCTTCAAAACCGGACGGATAGCAGATTAATGGTTGTGAATAAGGAAACAGGCGAATTAAAGCATGATATTTTTAAAAATATTAGTGAATACCTGCGTGAAGGGGATTGCCTTGTCTTAAACGATACAAAGGTACTTCCGGCACGCCTTTTTGGTGTGAAAAAGGATACAGGTGCGAAAATTGAAGTTTTACTATTGAAACAGCTGGAAGGCGATAAGTGGGAAACTCTTGTGAAGCCTGCAAAGCGTGTTAAAGAGGGAACTGAACTTGATTTTGGTGATGGACTGCTAACTGCAGTATGTACTGGAACCTCTGAGCATGGTGGAAGAGTATTGGAATTCAACTATGAGGGTATTTTTTATGAGCTGCTTGATCGATTAGGAGAAATGCCATTACCTCCTTATATTAAAGAGCAGCTTGACGACAGAGACAGGTATCAAACTGTATATGCCCGTGAACCAGGATCAGCTGCAGCCCCAACCGCTGGGCTCCATTTTACGGAAGAGCTGCTGAATGAAGTTAGAGAAAAGGGTGTCCACGTAACGTTTATTACCCTTCATGTTGGGCTAGGAACGTTCAGGCCGGTTAGTGTGGATGATGTGTTAGAGCATGATATGCACGCGGAATTTTATATGATTACAGAAGGAACAGCCCGATTATTAAATGAAGTCCGACGTAATGGCGGCAGAATTATTACCGTTGGTACTACATCAACTCGGACGCTTGAAACCATTGCTTCAGAGAACAATGGTACCTTCATGGAAAGCAGCGGCTGGACCAACATTTTCATCTATCCGGGTTACGAATTTAAGGCAATAGATGGAATGATTACGAACTTTCATTTGCCAAAATCCACTTTAATTATGCTTGTAAGTGCATTAGCCGGAAGAGAAAATATTTTGCATGCCTATAATACAGCTGTAAATGAGCGGTATCGCTTTTTCAGCTTTGGGGACGCCATGCTCATCATCTAGGTTAATGTAACGGAAGGAGAAAGAGAATTTGACTGCGATTCGCTATGAATTTATAAAAACATGTAAACAAACAGGTGCCCGTTTAGGAAGAGTACATACGCCGCATGGCTCCTTTGACACGCCTGCATTTATGCCGGTAGGAACTCTTGCTACTGTTAAAACGATGTCTCCTGAGGATTTAAAAGAGATGGGTGCTGGTATTATTTTAAGTAATACTTATCACTTATGGCTCCGTCCTGGAAATGAAATTATACGGGAAGCTGGCGGCCTGCATAAATTTATGA
This genomic stretch from Neobacillus niacini harbors:
- a CDS encoding VOC family protein, coding for MRFHHFAIEVKDLETSAAFYQKFISLQEESRFLFGGEKIIFLKADNFRLELISATEQSANNHSSIHLCFEVDSIDEVTQHFNENGIFAIDGPYKLENGWETIFYQGPDNEIIEFIQIGGKADK
- a CDS encoding GAF domain-containing sensor histidine kinase, giving the protein MSRNEEIGILKEIAELLNEGTDSKAVLAGVLRKLLHLTGLQSGWIFLIDEKGAHQLAAKEALPEPLSQNHNQRMCQGDCWCVSRYNSGKLNKAVNIIECQRIENVILEKAGDPGGLTHHATVPLRAGNERFGLLNVGSPNKTHFQKDELALLEAVAFQIGTALKRIKLTQREQETALISERNRLARDLHDSVNQLLFSLSLTARAGREMTDNEEVQQTFSYIQDLAQDALGEMRALIWQLKPQGLENGIISALSSYAEMLGLTIDAKLTGISSFPEKIEETLWRIGQEALGNCKKHSQTTHVSLFLNRSSDSVTMKIQDRGCGFYYDECFKLPSFGLKNMKARAEALNGTFHIKSEPGKGTKIQIQIPI
- a CDS encoding response regulator, with the translated sequence MGIRILIADDHHVVRRGLAFFLKTQKDIEIIGEAGNGREAVELTRTLKPDLVLMDLVMPEMDGIQATKIIKSEMPEIKIMMLTSFSDQDHVIPALEAGASGYQLKDIEPDELIDCIRKIMSGENQLHPKATSHLLANLSKKENNERNLIEQLTKRELDVLKEIARGKSNKEIASTLFITEKTVKTHVSNLLAKLEVADRTQAALFAVKNQLVE
- the ruvA gene encoding Holliday junction branch migration protein RuvA, producing the protein MYEFIKGSLEFVCPEYIVIENNGIGYQISTPNPFIYSSKMNTNVTVFTYHYVREDLIALYGFETREEKKLFTKLLNVSGIGPKGALAILASGEVQQVVSAIENEDESYLIKFPGVGKKTARQMILDLKGKLQDIVPDYFPNLFNADTLPIAAQSTNHAFEEAILALKALGYSDKEVKKISPELRKEQLSTDQYIKKALQRLLK
- the ruvB gene encoding Holliday junction branch migration DNA helicase RuvB, which codes for MDERIISSEADQSEISLEQSLRPQTLKQYIGQDQVKKSLEIFIEAARLRKETLDHVLLYGPPGLGKTTLAVIIANEMGVNIRTTSGPAIERPGDLAAILTALEPGDVLFIDEIHRLPRQIEEVLYPAMEDFCLDIVIGKGPSARSVRLDLPPFTLVGATTRAGSLSAPLRDRFGVLSRLEYYKEDQLKNIVLRTADLFETKIDDQSAAEIARRARGTPRIANRLLRRVRDFAQVKGNGEIDITLARESLELLQVDKLGLDHIDHKLLKGIIERFRGGPVGLDTIAASIGEESETIEDVYEPYLLQIGFLQRTPRGRVVTELVYRHFGMEPPKQ
- the queA gene encoding tRNA preQ1(34) S-adenosylmethionine ribosyltransferase-isomerase QueA, which produces MKVDLFDFHLPEELIAQVPLQNRTDSRLMVVNKETGELKHDIFKNISEYLREGDCLVLNDTKVLPARLFGVKKDTGAKIEVLLLKQLEGDKWETLVKPAKRVKEGTELDFGDGLLTAVCTGTSEHGGRVLEFNYEGIFYELLDRLGEMPLPPYIKEQLDDRDRYQTVYAREPGSAAAPTAGLHFTEELLNEVREKGVHVTFITLHVGLGTFRPVSVDDVLEHDMHAEFYMITEGTARLLNEVRRNGGRIITVGTTSTRTLETIASENNGTFMESSGWTNIFIYPGYEFKAIDGMITNFHLPKSTLIMLVSALAGRENILHAYNTAVNERYRFFSFGDAMLII